The following are from one region of the Rattus rattus isolate New Zealand chromosome 13, Rrattus_CSIRO_v1, whole genome shotgun sequence genome:
- the Irs2 gene encoding insulin receptor substrate 2 yields the protein MASATLPGPPASAGGDGPNLNNNNNNNNHSVRKCGYLRKQKHGHKRFFVLRGPGTGGDEAAAAGGSPPQPPRLEYYESEKKWKSKAGAPKRVIALDCCLNINKRADAKHKYLIALYTKDEYFAVAAENEQEQEGWYRALTDLVSEGRSGDGGSGTTGGSCSASLPGALGGSAGAAGCDDNYGLVTPATAVYREVWQVNLKPKGLGQSKNLTGVYRLCLSARTIGFVKLNCEQPSVTLQLMNIRRCGHSDSFFFIEVGRSAVTGPGELWMQADDSVVAQNIHETILEAMKALKELFEFRPRSKSQSSGSSATHPISVPGARRHHHLVNLPPSQTGLVRRSRTDSLAATPPAAKCTSCRVRTASEGDGGAAGGAGTAGGRPMSVAGSPLSPGPVRAPLSRSHTLSAGCGGRPSKVALAPAGGALQHSRSMSMPVAHSPPAATSPGSLSSSSGHGSGSYPLPPGSHPHLPHPLHHPQCQRPSSGSASASGSPSDPGFMSLDEYGSSPGDLRAFSSHRSNTPESIAETPPARDGSGGELYGYMSMDRPLSHCGRPYRRVSGDGAQDLDRGLRKRTYSLTTPARQRQVPQPSSASLDEYTLMRATFSGSSGRLCPSLPASSPKVAYNPYPEDYGDIEIGSHKSSSSNLGADDGYMPMTPGAALRSGGPNSCKSDDYMPMSPTSVSAPKQILQPRSAAALPPSGAAVPAPPSGAGRTFPVNGGGYKASSPAESSPEDSGYMRMWCGSKLSMENPDPKLLPNGDYLNMSPSEAGTAGTPPDFFSAALRPGGEGLKGVPGHCYSSLPRSYKAPCTCGAGDNDQYVLMSSPVGRILEEERLEPQATPGAGTFGAAGGSHTQPHHSAVPSSTRPSGIGGRPEGFLGQRCRAVRPTRLSLEGLQTLPSMQEYPLPTEPKSPGEYINIDFGEGGTRLSPPAPPLLASAASSSSLLSASSPASSLGSGTPGTSSDSRQRSPLSDYMNLDFSSPKSPKPSTRSGDTVGCIDGLLSPEASSPYPPLPPRPSASPSSLQQPLPPAPGDLYRLPPATAATSQGPTAGSSTSSEPGDNGDYTEMAFGVAATPPQPIAAPPKPEGARVTSPTSGLKRLSLMDQVSGVEAFLQVSQPPDPHRGAKVIRADPQGGRRRHSSETFSSTTTVTPVSPSFAHNSKRHNSASVENVSLRKSSEGNSILGGSDEPPTSPGQAQPSAAVPPAPQARPWNPGQPGALIGCPGGSSSPMRRETSVGFQNGLNYIAIDVRGEQGSLAQSQPQHPQPGDKNSWGRTRSLGGLLGTVGGSGTSGVCGGPGTGALPSASNYASIDFLSHHLKEATVVKE from the exons ATGGCTAGCGCTACCCTGCCTGGGCCCCCCGCGTCGGCGGGCGGGGACGGCCCGAacctcaataacaacaacaacaacaacaaccacagcgTGCGCAAGTGCGGCTACCTGCGCAAGCAGAAGCACGGCCACAAGCGCTTCTTCGTGCTGCGCGGCCCCGGCACGGGCGGCGACGAGGCAGCGGCGGCTGGGGGGTCGCCGCCGCAGCCTCCGCGGCTGGAGTACTATGAGAGCGAGAAGAAGTGGAAGAGCAAGGCGGGCGCGCCGAAGCGAGTGATCGCGCTCGACTGCTGTCTGAACATCAACAAGCGCGCGGACGCCAAGCACAAGTACCTGATCGCCCTCTACACCAAGGACGAGTACTTCGCCGTAGCGGCGGAGAacgagcaggagcaggagggctGGTACCGCGCACTCACCGACTTGGTCAGCGAAGGCCGCTCTGGCGATGGGGGCTCCGGCACCACGGGCGGCTCTTGCAGCGCCTCTCTCCCGGGGGCCCTGGGCGGCTCGGCGGGCGCCGCTGGCTGCGATGACAACTACGGGCTCGTGACGCCCGCCACGGCAGTCTACCGCGAGGTGTGGCAGGTGAACCTGAAGCCTAAGGGACTGGGCCAGAGCAAGAACCTGACCGGTGTATACCGCCTATGCCTGTCTGCGCGCACCATCGGCTTCGTGAAGCTCAATTGCGAACAGCCGTCGGTGACGCTGCAGCTTATGAACATTCGCCGCTGCGGCCACTCGGACAGCTTCTTCTTCATCGAGGTTGGCCGTTCGGCCGTCACCGGTCCCGGCGAGCTGTGGATGCAAGCCGATGACTCGGTGGTGGCGCAGAACATCCATGAGACCATCCTGGAGGCCATGAAGGCACTCAAGGAGCTCTTCGAGTTCCGGCCTCGCAGCAAGAGTCAGTCGTCTGGGTCGTCTGCCACGCACCCCATCAGCGTACCGGGCGcgcgccgccaccaccacctagTCAACCTACCCCCTAGCCAGACCGGCCTGGTGCGCCGCTCTCGCACTGACAGCCTGGCGGCCACCCCGCCAGCAGCCAAGTGCACTTCGTGCCGGGTTCGTACAGCCAGCGAGGGTGACGGCGGCGCGGCAGGCGGAGCCGGGACGGCAGGAGGCAGGCCGATGTCGGTGGCAGGGAGCCCCCTGAGTCCGGGGCCGGTGCGCGCGCCCCTTAGCCGCTCGCACACCCTGAGCGCCGGCTGCGGAGGCCGCCCGAGCAAAGTGGCTCTGGCGCCGGCAGGGGGAGCCCTACAACACAGCCGCTCCATGTCCATGCCCGTGGCGCACTCGCCGCCTGCAGCCACCAGCCCAGGCAGCCTGTCCTCCAGCAGTGGGCATGGCTCAGGCTCCTACCCGCTGCCTCCTGGTTCCCACCCGCACCTGCCTCATCCGCTCCATCATCCCCAATGCCAACGTCCGTCCAGCGGTAGTGCCTCCGCCTCGGGCTCCCCCAGCGACCCGGGTTTCATGTCCCTTGACGAGTATGGCTCCAGCCCTGGTGACCTGAGAGCCTTCAGTAGCCACAGGAGCAACACACCTGAGTCCATCGCGGAGACCCCGCCAGCCAGGGACGGCAGTGGGGGCGAGCTCTATGGGTATATGAGCATGGATAGGCCCCTGAGCCACTGTGGCCGCCCTTACCGTAGGGTCTCTGGGGATGGGGCCCAGGATCTGGACAGAGGACTGAGGAAGAGGACTTACTCCCTAACCACACCTGCCCGGCAGCGGCAGGTTCctcagccttcctctgcctctctagacGAATACACTCTCATGCGGGCCACCTTCTCTGGCAGTTCAGGTCGCCTCTGCCCATCCCTCCCAGCGTCCTCTCCCAAAGTGGCCTACAACCCTTACCCAGAGGACTATGGAGACATTGAGATTGGTTCTCACAAGAGTTCCAGCAGTAACCTGGGGGCAGATGATGGCTACATGCCCATGACCCCTGGGGCAGCCCTCAGGAGTGGTGGCCCCAATAGCTGCAAGAGCGATGACTACATGCCCATGAGCCCCACCAGCGTGTCTGCCCCTAAGCAGATCCTGCAACCACGTTCGGCAGCGGCCTTGCCCCCCTCTGGAGCAGCCGTGCCAGCACCCCCTTCAGGGGCGGGCAGGACTTTCCCAGTGAACGGAGGCGGCTACAAAGCCAGCTCCCCAGCGGAGAGCTCCCCAGAAGATAGCGGGTACATGCGAATGTGGTGTGGCTCCAAGCTGTCCATGGAGAACCCAGACCCTAAGCTGCTCCCCAATGGGGACTACCTCAACATGTCCCCCAGCGAGGCAGGCACCGCAGGGACCCCACCTGACTTCTTCTCAGCAGCTTTGCGTCCAGGCGGTGAGGGCCTCAAAGGCGTCCCTGGCCACTGCTACAGCTCTCTGCCCCGCTCTTACAAGGCTCCCTGTACTTGCGGTGCTGGAGACAACGACCAGTACGTGCTCATGAGCTCCCCTGTGGGCCGGATTTTGGAAGAGGAGAGACTGGAGCCCCAGGCCACCCCAGGGGCTGGCACATTTGGGGCAGCTGGGGGTAGCCATACCCAGCCTCATCACTCAGCAGTGCCTTCCTCCACGAGACCAAGTGGCATCGGTGGCCGACCTGAGGGCTTCCTGGGCCAGCGCTGTCGGGCAGTGCGGCCCACACGCCTTTCGCTAGAGGGACTGCAGACCCTTCCCAGCATGCAAGAGTACCCTCTACCCACCGAGCCCAAGAGCCCTGGCGAGTACATCAACATTGACTTTGGTGAAGGGGGTACCCGTCTGTCTCCGCCTGCTCCCCCACTACTGGCGTCAGCggcctcctcctcttcactgCTCTCAGCCAGCAGTCCTGCTTCATCCCTGGGTTCAGGTACCCCAGGCACCAGCAGTGACAGCCGGCAGCGCTCTCCGCTCTCTGACTATATGAACCTGGACTTCAGTTCTCCCAAGTCCCCTAAGCCTAGCACCCGCAGTGGGGACACAGTGGGCTGCATCGATGGCCTTCTCTCTCCAGAAGCCTCATCCCCATACCCACCGCTGCCCCCGCGTCCTTccgcttccccttcctccttacaGCAGCCTCTGCCACCTGCCCCAGGAGACCTATACCGCCTGCCTCCAGCAACAGCTGCCACATCCCAGGGTCCCACTGCCGGCTCCTCAACGTCCTCTGAGCCTGGGGATAATGGTGACTATACCGAGATGGCCTTTGGTGTGGCTGCTACCCCGCCACAACCTATTGCCGCACCCCCGAAGCCAGAAGGTGCCCGAGTGACCAGTCCCACATCGGGCTTGAAGCGGCTAAGTCTCATGGATCAGGTATCTGGGGTAGAGGCCTTCCTTCAAGTCAGCCAGCCCCCTGATCCCCACCGGGGCGCTAAGGTCATCCGTGCAGACCCGCAGGGGGGACGTCGTCGCCACAGTTCAGAGACCTTCTCCTCTACCACCACTGTCACCCCAGTGTCCCCATCCTTTGCTCACAATTCCAAGCGCCACAATTCGGCCTCCGTGGAAAACGTGTCTCTCAGGAAAAGCAGTGAAGGCAACAGCATCCTGGGAGGAAGTGATGAGCCGCCCACATCCCCAGGACAGGCACAGCCCTCGGCAGCTGTGCCCCCAGCGCCACAGGCTAGGCCATGGAACCCCGGTCAGCCTGGAGCTTTgattggctgtcctggaggcaGCAGTTCTCCCATGCGCAGAGAGACCTCCGTGGGTTTCCAGAACGGCCTCAACTACATCGCCATCGACGTGAGAGGTGAGCAGGGGTCCTTGGCGCAGTCTCAGCCTCAGCATCCACAGCCAGGAGACAAGAACTCCTGGGGCCGGACCCGTAGCCTTGGGGGGCTCCTCGGTACCGTCGGAGGCTCTGGCACCAGCGGAGTGTGTGGGGGTCCAGGCACTGGAGCCTTACCCTCTGCCAGCAACTACGCAAGCATCGACTTCTTGTCCCATCACTTGAAAGAAGCCACCGTGGTGAAAG AGTAA